The following nucleotide sequence is from Aquarana catesbeiana isolate 2022-GZ linkage group LG08, ASM4218655v1, whole genome shotgun sequence.
tgtgtgtgttctcagaaaaccacggggccattcacagatcgccgcgccgtGCCACTCGCGcgtagtaggaaactggcagtgaagccgcaaggctccactgcctgtttcccttacttagaatGGCGGTGCCgcgacccgagagccgagggacgggtcggcctctggacacccaggacaggtaagtacttatttaaagtcagcagctacagtgtttgtaaaaaattatagtggccggaattccgctttaactatacaacaatctcttcttctcccccctcctctgtcagtagacagtaatggggagacagtatgtgcccagtgggggagtcaggagacatcagcctctattagactccggctctcctcctcacatcatgtcattgtgtgttaccagccaagagacgtgaccagtctccccccacacacactctctggggtctctcatacatctcagtacagggggcttcactctcaTCTTTATTCACAGACCCCGGAGACACCAGAAAGACTGAGAGAGACATCAAAGCTGAGGATGAAGGACATGTTAGGATTAAACTGGAAGTTCCACAaaagatcagcacaggtgaggaataaacactaaatccagagaagagtcccagattctccttgttcagtcactacaacaatctcttcttctcccccctcctctgtcagtagacagtaatgagGAGACCTGCGTTGTTGGACCTTTTCTATTTAGCTGGGCAGGGTCTGTTATTGTATTAGGTCAAACGTATGTGGACACTCATTTCTTTGaaacagacagagctttcttttcgtggtttataatcaccactggggtttttatttaaaaaaaaaaagtttttctcagtttctgttataaaatttagcaaataagtaatctCTCTTCttcactgataaagctgcactgatgtgcattgatgaggctgaactgatgaggctgcactaatgaggctgcactgatggacactgataaagctgcactaatgaggtggcactgatgaggctgcactaatgaggtggcactgatgaggatgcactgatggagttgcactgatgggcactaagaagTTGCACTGagagggctgcactgattatcaatgtaaacaatgtactcactgtggCCTCAAACATCgcctctcctttcctcacatgctgtctctgtgtgaggaaaggggagctgataaccggcaagtctgtttacattgtgacagctgtgtttggacacagctgatcacatagtaaagggcccctgtgattggccctttaccatgaactgtgatccgctgtgtccaagGCACACATCGGTCACAGAGTGGGCCCAATGTGTGCCCTATGGGGCACGCAGGAGGCACGCAGCTGGAAGGACGTCCAGGGACATCCTCCGAGAACTGGAGAGTCCTTCTGTAGCCATATATCAGCTATAATGCAGTAGAGAAGTGATTAAAACCTGGCAGTAAAAGTTTGGGGAAGGTCCTTTACTGTTCAAGCACCATCCATTCTCTCCAGCAACAGCACCTGACCTCAAGAATTCACTTTTATCTGAATGGGATAAAATCCCCTTGGACTCCAAAATCTTCCCATGCCAGTGAAGGCTGTTTTTgcagagggaggggaaaggggcagctccatattaatgCACAAAGATTTGGAATGTTCAACAAGCTGATgtaagtgtgatggtcaggtgtccacaaaattTTGACCATTTTGTTTGTTTACACCAAGAGATAAGTTAGTATTTTTGAGATAATACCTGGAACTGATTCATTGTCCCGATtaccctgtgtttttttttgctagatgcACAATCTATTAGGAGAAAATCTTTTGATGTTGGAATAAAAAACAATGACATCACTTCAGATTCTTCAGAAGATGACTCCATCACATTAAACATTTCTTCACAAATCCCTATTGCAGACCTTTCAAATGTTTCCCCTACACACGGAGGTTGTTTTCTTGATCCTGCAAACCCTGTCATCACCCAACATCTACCAAGCAATCGTCCCAGGAAATTCCCATGTtccgaatgtgggaaatgttttacagaGAGAGGAAAACTAATTGTGCACCAGAGAtcgcacacaggagagaagccattttcATGCTCAGAATGTGGAAAGTGTTTTGCTGAGAAAGGAATGCTTGTTAGACATGGAAGGatccacacaggggagaagccatattcatgtTCGGAGTGCAGGAAGTGTTTTGCAGAGAAGGGCCCTTTAATCCGGCATCAAAAAtatcacacgggggaaaagctgcATTCttgctctgagtgcgggaaatgttttgcgtTGAAATCGACCCTGGTTTATCACCAGCGGACCCACACAGGAGAAAAGCCTTTTTCCTGTACCGTGTGCGGAAGGTGCTTCGTCCGTAAGCATGATGTCATTAGCCATCAGAGGACTCACACAGGGCAGAAACCCCACTCTTGTTCGGTGTGTGGAAGATGTTTTGCGTTAAAATCGACCCTCCTGTATCATGAGCGAACGCATtcaggggagaagccattttcctgctcAATATGTGGTAGATGCTTTATACGGAGGCAGGAAGTCATCATCCATGAAAGAACTCACAAAGGACAGAAACCATTTTCCTGTCCTGACTGTGGAAAATGCTTTACGACCAAAAAATATCTTGTTAAACATCAGCGCACCCACACAGACCAAAAACCATATTCTTGTGACGAGTGCGGCAAGCGATTCGCAGAGGCGTCAAAGTTCCTGAAGCATGAGAAAACTCACAGGATAAAAAGGGCATTTCTGTGTTCCCACTGTGGTAGAAGCTTTCCAGATAAAGCCCGTTTGGATCAGCACGAAATAACGCACACGggcgagaagccatattcctgtttgGAATGCGGCAAATCTTTTTCCTACAGGGCCTTTCTTGTCCGGCATCAGAGAAGGCACTCGGGAGAAAAGCCGTATTCGTGTCTCAAATGTGGCAAACGTGTCACGACAAAGTATTCTCTTATTAAACATCAGCGCACGCACACGAACCAGAAGCCTTActcttgttctgagtgcgggaagttTTTTTCTCAGGTGTCAAAAGTCATTAAACATGAGAAAACTCACAGGGGGGGCGAGTGTGATAGGAGCTCTCCCGATAAAGCCAGTCTAGACGAGCCGGAACTAACAGACACGGCCGAAAAGCCACATTCATGTTTGGAGTGTGGTAAATCCTTCACCTATAAGGCATTTCTTGTCCGGCATCAGAGAacgcacacgggggaaaagccctaTTCATGCTCTGTATGCGGGAAATGCTTTGCCCAAAAATCAAACCTCGCTGTGCATGAAAGGACTCACACAGGGGTGAAGCCATTCTTatgtccacagtgtggagaatGTTTTCTGAGAAAGTCAAGACTTATCGCTCATCAGCATTTGCATATAGACAAGCCTGCTGGCCTTCCAGTCATCAATCCATGATACTCAGAGATTCAAATGTATGCATGGCGAAGGACATGCTGGGCAATGTTGTACAAATGGAATCCTCTTCGGCACTAAAGAAGCTGCTGTAGAGGGTTAGCTTTAGAGCCCAGGACAAGAACTTCTGAAAGGGAAGCTGACATGGCTTGAGCTACACTCCTTT
It contains:
- the LOC141106454 gene encoding uncharacterized protein isoform X4, whose amino-acid sequence is MCVPSEEKSIELNITMACQLALTSPDGSSNRNPPERCPRPLYSRDSTQEHQEIPQEDQDTDLTTVKVEVKEEAEEVYARGNELCKEDSIPPEISTDPGDTRKTERDIKAEDEGHVRIKLEVPQKISTDAQSIRRKSFDVGIKNNDITSDSSEDDSITLNISSQIPIADLSNVSPTHGGCFLDPANPVITQHLPSNRPRKFPCSECGKCFTERGKLIVHQRSHTGEKPFSCSECGKCFAEKGMLVRHGRIHTGEKPYSCSECRKCFAEKGPLIRHQKYHTGEKLHSCSECGKCFALKSTLVYHQRTHTGEKPFSCTVCGRCFVRKHDVISHQRTHTGQKPHSCSVCGRCFALKSTLLYHERTHSGEKPFSCSICGRCFIRRQEVIIHERTHKGQKPFSCPDCGKCFTTKKYLVKHQRTHTDQKPYSCDECGKRFAEASKFLKHEKTHRIKRAFLCSHCGRSFPDKARLDQHEITHTGEKPYSCLECGKSFSYRAFLVRHQRRHSGEKPYSCLKCGKRVTTKYSLIKHQRTHTNQKPYSCSECGKFFSQVSKVIKHEKTHRGGECDRSSPDKASLDEPELTDTAEKPHSCLECGKSFTYKAFLVRHQRTHTGEKPYSCSVCGKCFAQKSNLAVHERTHTGVKPFLCPQCGECFLRKSRLIAHQHLHIDKPAGLPVINP
- the LOC141106454 gene encoding uncharacterized protein isoform X3, whose product is MCVPSEEKSIELNITMACQLALTSPDGSSNRNPPERCPRPLYSRDSTQEHQEIPQEDQVEGLILIKVEEEPCVRGDDWCKEEEDPPEINTDTRATQIEVKSEEEEEGHVEIKEEEIPPEISTDGSSDRNPPERCPRPLYSRNSTQEHQEIPQEDQDTDLTTVKVEVKEEAEEVYARGNELCKEDSIPPEISTDPGDTRKTERDIKAEDEGHVRIKLEVPQKISTDLSNVSPTHGGCFLDPANPVITQHLPSNRPRKFPCSECGKCFTERGKLIVHQRSHTGEKPFSCSECGKCFAEKGMLVRHGRIHTGEKPYSCSECRKCFAEKGPLIRHQKYHTGEKLHSCSECGKCFALKSTLVYHQRTHTGEKPFSCTVCGRCFVRKHDVISHQRTHTGQKPHSCSVCGRCFALKSTLLYHERTHSGEKPFSCSICGRCFIRRQEVIIHERTHKGQKPFSCPDCGKCFTTKKYLVKHQRTHTDQKPYSCDECGKRFAEASKFLKHEKTHRIKRAFLCSHCGRSFPDKARLDQHEITHTGEKPYSCLECGKSFSYRAFLVRHQRRHSGEKPYSCLKCGKRVTTKYSLIKHQRTHTNQKPYSCSECGKFFSQVSKVIKHEKTHRGGECDRSSPDKASLDEPELTDTAEKPHSCLECGKSFTYKAFLVRHQRTHTGEKPYSCSVCGKCFAQKSNLAVHERTHTGVKPFLCPQCGECFLRKSRLIAHQHLHIDKPAGLPVINP
- the LOC141106454 gene encoding uncharacterized protein isoform X2 yields the protein MCVPSEEKSIELNITMACQLALTSPDGSSNRNPPERCPRPLYSRDSTQEHQEIPQEDQVEGLILIKVEEEPCVRGDDWCKEEEDPPEINTDGSSDRNPPERCPRPLYSRNSTQEHQEIPQEDQDTDLTTVKVEVKEEAEEVYARGNELCKEDSIPPEISTDPGDTRKTERDIKAEDEGHVRIKLEVPQKISTDAQSIRRKSFDVGIKNNDITSDSSEDDSITLNISSQIPIADLSNVSPTHGGCFLDPANPVITQHLPSNRPRKFPCSECGKCFTERGKLIVHQRSHTGEKPFSCSECGKCFAEKGMLVRHGRIHTGEKPYSCSECRKCFAEKGPLIRHQKYHTGEKLHSCSECGKCFALKSTLVYHQRTHTGEKPFSCTVCGRCFVRKHDVISHQRTHTGQKPHSCSVCGRCFALKSTLLYHERTHSGEKPFSCSICGRCFIRRQEVIIHERTHKGQKPFSCPDCGKCFTTKKYLVKHQRTHTDQKPYSCDECGKRFAEASKFLKHEKTHRIKRAFLCSHCGRSFPDKARLDQHEITHTGEKPYSCLECGKSFSYRAFLVRHQRRHSGEKPYSCLKCGKRVTTKYSLIKHQRTHTNQKPYSCSECGKFFSQVSKVIKHEKTHRGGECDRSSPDKASLDEPELTDTAEKPHSCLECGKSFTYKAFLVRHQRTHTGEKPYSCSVCGKCFAQKSNLAVHERTHTGVKPFLCPQCGECFLRKSRLIAHQHLHIDKPAGLPVINP
- the LOC141106454 gene encoding uncharacterized protein isoform X1 translates to MCVPSEEKSIELNITMACQLALTSPDGSSNRNPPERCPRPLYSRDSTQEHQEIPQEDQVEGLILIKVEEEPCVRGDDWCKEEEDPPEINTDTRATQIEVKSEEEEEGHVEIKEEEIPPEISTDGSSDRNPPERCPRPLYSRNSTQEHQEIPQEDQDTDLTTVKVEVKEEAEEVYARGNELCKEDSIPPEISTDPGDTRKTERDIKAEDEGHVRIKLEVPQKISTDAQSIRRKSFDVGIKNNDITSDSSEDDSITLNISSQIPIADLSNVSPTHGGCFLDPANPVITQHLPSNRPRKFPCSECGKCFTERGKLIVHQRSHTGEKPFSCSECGKCFAEKGMLVRHGRIHTGEKPYSCSECRKCFAEKGPLIRHQKYHTGEKLHSCSECGKCFALKSTLVYHQRTHTGEKPFSCTVCGRCFVRKHDVISHQRTHTGQKPHSCSVCGRCFALKSTLLYHERTHSGEKPFSCSICGRCFIRRQEVIIHERTHKGQKPFSCPDCGKCFTTKKYLVKHQRTHTDQKPYSCDECGKRFAEASKFLKHEKTHRIKRAFLCSHCGRSFPDKARLDQHEITHTGEKPYSCLECGKSFSYRAFLVRHQRRHSGEKPYSCLKCGKRVTTKYSLIKHQRTHTNQKPYSCSECGKFFSQVSKVIKHEKTHRGGECDRSSPDKASLDEPELTDTAEKPHSCLECGKSFTYKAFLVRHQRTHTGEKPYSCSVCGKCFAQKSNLAVHERTHTGVKPFLCPQCGECFLRKSRLIAHQHLHIDKPAGLPVINP